From a single Phaenicophaeus curvirostris isolate KB17595 chromosome 8, BPBGC_Pcur_1.0, whole genome shotgun sequence genomic region:
- the BRDT gene encoding bromodomain testis-specific protein, whose amino-acid sequence MSAPSQHRSIIINPPPPEYINNKNSGCQTNQLQYLQRVVMKAMWRHNFSWPFHHPVDAAALNLPDYYSIIKKPMDLSTIKKRLEHNYYTKAAECIEDFKTMFLNCYIYNKPGDDIVFMAQELEKVFTQKIAQMPPEERQVTLSKGKRKGKKPEETEQPSPGTWNEQGTTQKEAESSKQAPARTPEPQQVIAASLSAAQLAALMPTAVPITKVKKGVKRKADTTTPTASVITVSSEPSATHHERKAVKARRGENECVIPKQLLKRRLLDSQQSPETLIKVQLSEQLKHCNEILKEMFSKKHAAYAWPFLKPADAASFSLGENQGIIECPTDLGSIKKKMDNFEYRDIQEFATDVRSMFMSCYKHCPDHKVLTMVKKLQDVFEMRFAKIPDEPVASVPLPKYIREMPEVCSCESSNDDSLEEKLSEDSEEETTVHLAKLQEQLEAVHQQLQALTRACLPRLKKKKGKAKKDKSKNKEKNKLKNLIQKKKNLKHKKKSKKKLSLNIQSKKSMQQVLLAPKSEDEDGAKPMNYDEKRQLSLDINKLPGDKLGKVVHIIQSREPSLRNSNPDEIEIDFETLKASTLRELERYVAACLRKRPRKLKAKKSTKTKEQLNSEKKQELEKRLLDVNSQLNPKKEDLKFENSAESSVGPSRLSESSTSSSSSDAGSSTSSSSSSSDSSDSESETCLKQTGVKQSCPTSMEKHKRAPLCLPRTPCNAARQAQPLSLTSSLQNCGSSELQQPPPNALQRLQPVQSRSPKPSEHSSQPPPGMVSAGPALHDAPDQQTPLSAPRTHQSSVTRSTKAIPEVPTTTFQGDSADWSKLADKTIHPDKPNKLQHKASDSVSISQEQSYSMPTDKPKGTNVLQPTSKVLPRKDTRFKNTDSWVSLCKTMMLPAPIKTSAESFQQFRRAVLKKRSGQMQEFKRPLAPAERKLQTLPQEKERGCAGPGVDATAATEEPQEEQKSKELPEAQQHPLIQDRNWARKMEQERRRREAMACMIDMNLQSDIMASFEEYLE is encoded by the exons ATGTCTGCTCCAAGCCAACACCGTTCCATCATTATTAACCCTCCTCCACCAGAatatataaataacaaaaacagTGGTTGTCAAACAAACCAACTCCAGTACTTACAGAGGGTGGTCATGAAAGCCATGTGGAGACACAACTTTTCCTGGCCATTTCATCACCCTGTAGATGCGGCGGCACTGAACCTTCCT GATTATTACAGCATTATAAAGAAGCCTATGGACTTGAGCACCATCAAAAAGCGCCTGGAACACAATTACTACACAAAGGCTGCGGAATGCATCGAAGACTTTAAGACTATGTTCCTGAACTGCTACATATATAACAAG CCCGGTGATGACATTGTGTTCATGGCCCAAGAACTAGAAAAAGTGTTCACGCAGAAAATAGCCCAGATGCCACCAGAAGAAAGGCAGGTGACCCTcagcaaagggaagagaaaaggaaagaagccaGAAG AAACagagcagcccagccctgggacTTGGAATGAACAGGGCACAACGCAGAAAGAAGCCGAAAGCAGCAAGCAGGCTCCAGCGAGGACTCCAGAGCCACAGCAGGTCATAGCAGCTTCTTtgtctgcagctcagctggcaGCTCTAATGCCAACCGCTGTCCCTATAACAAAA GTAAAGAAAGGTGTGAAAAGGAAGGCTGACACCACAACTCCTACTGCTTCAGTAATCACTGTGAGCAGTGAGCCTTCTGCAACACATCATGAGAGAAAAGCTGTTAAAGCACGCAGAGGTGAAAATGAATGTGTGATACCAAAGCAGCTTCTGAAGAGACGCTTGCTGGATTCTCAGCAGTCACCTGAAACCCTTATAAAGGTTCAGTTGTCAGAACAACTAAAGCATTGTAATGAAATcctgaaagaaatgttttccaagaAACATGCAGCGTATGCCTGGCCATTCTTAAAACCTGCAGATGCTGCATCCTTCTCTCTTGGTGAGAACCAAGGGATCATCGAATGTCCTACAGACCTGGGGTCCATTAAA aaaaaAATGGATAACTTTGAATACAGAGATATACAAGAATTTGCTACAGATGTCAGATCAATGTTCATGAGCTGCTACAAGCATTGTCCAGACCATAAGGTACTCACTATGGTGAAAAAACTTCAG GATGTTTTTGAGATgcgctttgccaaaatccctGATGAACCTGTTGCAAGCGTTCCTCTGCCAAAATATATAAGAGAAATGCCAGAAGTTTGTTCCTGTGAGAGCAGTAACGATGACTctctagaagaaaaattatctgaAGACTCTGAAGAGGAGACAACAGTTCACCTTGCAAAGCTTCAGGAGCAA CTTGAAGCTGTtcaccagcagctgcaggctTTGACCAGAGCCTGCTTGCCCagattgaagaagaaaaaggggaaggCTAAGAAGGATAAAAGtaagaacaaggaaaaaaacaaactgaaaaacctgattcaaaagaagaaaaacctgaaacacaaaaagaaatctaaGAAAAAGCTGTCTTTAAACAT TCAATCAAAGAAAAGCATGCAGCAGGTCTTGTTGGCACCTAAGTCAGAAGACGAAGATGGTGCCAAGCCCATGAATTATGATGAAAAAAGACAGTTGAGTTTGGACATAAATAAACTCCCTGGAGATAAGCTTGGGAAAGTAGTCCATATAATACAGTCAAGAGAGCCTTCACTGAGGAACTCCAACCCTGATGAGATAGAAATAGACTTTGAAACGTTAAAGGCTTCAACACTCAGAGAACTAGAGAGATATGTGGCAGCCTGTTTGAGGAAGAGACCAAGAAAGCTGAAGG CTAAAAAATCAACCAAGACAAAAGAGCAACTTAACTCTGAGAAGAAAcaagagctggagaagagattGCTGGATGTCAACAGCCAACTAAACCCAAAGAAGGAGGACCTAAAGT TTGAAAACAGCGCAGAGTCCAGTGTTGGACCAAGCAGACTGAGTgagagcagcaccagcagcagctcctcagacGCAGGCAGCAGCACGAGCAGCAGTTCTAGCTCCTCAGACAGCAGTGACTCTGAATCGG AAACCTGCTTAAAGCAGACTGGAGTCAAGCAGAGCTGTCCAACCTCTATGGAAAAACATAAG AGAGCACCGCTGTGTTTACCCAGGACACCCTGCAATGCTGCTCGGCAAGCACAGCCCTTGTCTCTTACCAGTAGCTTGCAAAACTGTGGATcatctgagctgcagcagccgcCCCCCAATGCACTGCAGAGGCTTCAGCCTGTACAGAGTAGATCACCTAAACCATCTGAACACAGttcccagcctcctccag GTATGGTCTCAGCTGGACCCGCTCTGCATGATGCTCCAGACCAGCAAACTCCTCTGAGTGCTCCAAGGACACATCAGTCTTCTGTCACCCGAAGCACAAAAGCTATTCCAGAG GTACCCACCACAACTTTCCAGGGTGACAGTGCTGATTGGAGTAAACTGGCTGACAAAACCATACATCCagacaaaccaaacaaacttcAGCACAAGGCCAGCGACTCAGTATCCATAAGTCAGGAACAAA GTTATAGCATGCCTACTGATAAACCTAAGGGTACAAATGTGCTACAGCCAACATCCAAAGTTCTCCCAAGAAAG GACACAAGATTTAAGAATACCGACTCCTGGGTCAGCTTGTGTAAAACGATGATGCTTCCAGCTCCAATAAAAACATCTGCTGAGAGCTTCCAACAGTTCAGGAGAGCAGTGCTAAAGAAAAGGAGTGGGCAAATGCAGGAGTTCAAAAGGCCTCTGGCACCAGCCGAGAGGAAACTGCAAACCCTTcctcaagaaaaagaaag GGGCTGTGCAGGCCCAGGAGTGGATGCCACCGCAGCGACAGAAGAGCCTCAAGAAgagcagaagagcaaagagcTTCCTGAAGCTCAACAGCATCCACTTATTCAAGACCGTAACTGGGCTAGGAAAATGGAACAAGAGCGCAGGAGGAGAGAAGCA ATGGCTTGTATGATTGACATGAATCTGCAGAGTGATATTATGGCATCTTTCGAAGAATACCTTGAGTGA